The Gemmatimonas sp. DNA window CCACCCATCGCCGCCAGTCGGCGATGCGCGTGTCGAGCGCGCCACCGCGCAGCGCATCACCCGCCAGTCCCATGATCTCGATGGCGGAAAACACGGGCGCTGCTTCCTCTTCGAGGGCCGCTTCCACGGCGCGCTGCTCGGCTGGATCACCGGGGGCTTTTGACGCCGCGATCTCGGCGATGGCCCGTTCAATCTCCGTGGTGAGCGTGCGGGCATCGAGCAGCATCACCTGACGCGCTGGATCGCTCACGCCTTCCACCGAGCGGCGCGCGGCCAGGAACGGCGCGAACCAGCGATCATGCGCGGCGACTGGCGTGCCGCGCGACGAACCGAGCGACTTGAGTCCGCGCGTGAGCTCGGGCATCGCACAGGCGCGATCGAGCAGCTGTAACCCGAGCGGCCGGAGCTGATCATCGCCGCTGAGCTCCAGCACGTCGTTGCTGACGAGATACACGGTGAGTGACGACGCGCCGCCGGCGATGCCCTCGATGCCACTCAGCGACAGTCGCCACGGCGAGGCATCCAGCCAAGCCAGCACGAGCGTCTCCTGATCGAGCGTGACACTGGCCGACGCGTCGATCTCGCGACCACGCACGATGCCGACGACGCGCGCCTGCGCCGTGATGACCGAGGTCATCAGGCGAGGATCGCGGACACGACGGCGTCGGTGTCGGCGAGGTTGGTGAACACGGCCGCAGGAGTGTGCGCGGCCAGATCATCTGTGCTGTATCGACCAGTCGCCACACCGATTGCGCGCACGCCGAGCGAGCGTCCGCAGTGAATATCCGCGGGCGTGTCACCGATGATCACCATGCGGTCACCGGCGATGTCGAGACCGAGCAGGTCGAGGGCGCGACGCTGCGCGACCGCGGGCAGTTGCGGACGCTCTTCATGATCGCATCCGAAGGCATTCACCCGGAACTGGTCGAAGTCGACCTGCACCGCGTTCAGCTTGGCACGGGCTCCACGCTCGATGTTGCCCGTGAGCAAGCCCAGGGTGACATCGCTCGTGCCGCGCAGCGCCTCGAGCAGCGGTAAAATCCCTTCACACAACCGGGCCGGCGTAGCGCCTTCCCGCGTGAGTTCGCTGTTAAGTCCGTGCACGTACTCGTTGAGCAGGTCGTCGAGCCGGCTGGAGATCGTGGCGTCGGTGAAGCCGGCCTCGCGCATCTGTTCGCGCGCGATCTGCCGGTCGGTCTTGCCGTCGTAGCGATAGCTGGTATCACCGGTCGTGCCGAACACGCGCAACAAGGCGTTCTCCATGGCTCGGCGGCCAGCGCCGTCGGACCAGAGCAGCGTGCCATCGATATCGAACAAAACGAGCTTCACGAGGTCTGGACTGAGGATGAAACGGAAGCGGCGCGTTCCGCGAGCGGTCTCGCGTGTGCCGTGCGCGACAGCAGCAGTCCCGCCATGATGAGCGCGGCACCGAGTATCTGCCACACGGTGGGCTGCTCGCCCAGCATAAGCCAGGCAAAGGCAATCGCGACGATAGGCTGGAGGTTGCCGTACATGGCGGTGCGCGTGGCGCCGAGCACGCGTACCCCGCGATAGAACAGCAGATACGCCACGACCAGCGCCCCGATGCCGGCATACGTCACCGCGCCCCACTCCACCAGCGACACAGCACCCCAATCGAGCTTGATGAGATCGGGCAGCGCGATGGACACCAGCACAAGTGCGCCGCTGGCCATGGTGATCGCCGACAAGTGCAGTGGGTGCGCGGTCTTGGTGTACGGCTGCAACAGCACGCTGAATGTCGCCCAGGCGATGCTGCCGAGCGCGATCAGTCCCGCGCCCAGCATGACGTCCCGACCGCCTTCAAAGCCCTGCGCGCTACCCACGACGCACGCGACGCCCAGCAGCTGCAACCCGATGCCGCTCCATCCGCGAAGGGGCAGATGTTCACGTCCCAGCATGCGCGAAATGATGGCGATCCACGCCGGTCCGGCCGCGACCACCAATGCCGCCACGCCAGCGCGTGTGCGCGACATGCCAAAAATGAAGAACAGCTGGTATAGCCCGTTCCCGATCAGGCCAAGCAGCGCTAGCGTGATGATGTCCCGGCGCGACGGCAGCTTGTCGCGCACGCACGCGGCAATCGCGAACAGCACGATCGCCGCCATCGAGACCCGCAGCCCGTTGAACGTGAGCGGCGAGAGCGTGCGGAGTCCGGCCTTCACCACGCTGTAGTTGACGCCCCAGATCAGCGACATGAGCACGAGCCCGAGATCGGTGGTCCCGAAGCCCTGGCGGGGTGCAGCAGCTGGAGTCTGAGGCAAAGTCATGATCCCCGAAATCTAGGCACCGTGCGCGCAGCGGGTGGAATCCCCGCCGTGGGGCCGGTACCTTCCGCACATGCATGTCTCCTTTGCGCTCTTTGCCGACGCGGCGAATATCTCCCAAGAAGGGAAGCTGAACATCCTGGGCGTGTTCGATGCCGTCCATGTGGGTCAGCTCCCGGCCTTGCACCCCCGCGCCACCTTCGTGGTCCGCATCAAGGCCCTCCCCAGCGATGCCGGCGATCACGCCATGACGCTGCGCTGGGTCAACCCGCGCGGCGCTGAGCTGTGGGTGTCGAACGCCGAACTCTCCATCGCGCCGCCACCGCCCGGCACCACCGAACTCGACATGCCGGTGATCGTGCAGCTCGATCTGCCGCTCGACCTCACGGGCGACTACCGCATGATCGTGGAACTGCGCGACGAAAAGCGCGGCGAAGCGCTGCTGCACGTGAAAGGGCAGCCGGTAGTTCCGGGAGCGGCTGCAGGGATGCTCTCCTGAACTGATTAACGGCGCTAAGAATCAACGGCGCTAAGAGTGAACGGCGCGAAGAATCAAAAGCGCTAAGAATCAACGGCGCAACAGCGAACCGCGCGGTGCTGAGTACTGCGTCGCAGTTTATTCTTAGCGCCGTTCACTCTTAGCGACGTTGACTCTTAGCGCTTTTTACTCTTAGCGCCGTTCGCCGTTCAAACCGCCCGCCGTATTCCAATACCTTGCTCTTTCAGCCTCGCTGTCAGCTCGGTTTCCACGCATACGCCGCCGCGCGCGAGCGAGCTGTGGATCATGCCGCCGTTGCCCGTGGCTATGCCGACGTGCGTGATGCGCTTGTCGTCGCGATCCGAGAAGAACAGCAGGTCTCCCGCAGCGTGCGGCGCGGACACGTCGTCGCTCACCAGGACCGTGTCCTCCGCTTGCTGCCACGCGTCGCGACGCAGTGGCACACCGTGCAGCGTGAAGATCCGCTGTACGAAGCCAGAGCAGTCCACGCCCCACGGCGAGACGCCTCCCCACAGGTAGCTGGCGCCGGTGAACAGCGAGCGTGCGCTGCGCACGATGGCGTCGCGGTCGCGTGGGAATTGTGCGGCGCGAGCAGCGGCATCGATCGCCACGCCTTCGATCACCTCGAGCCCCTGCGCCACGCGTGCACCGAGCGGGAGGGCGCGGCGTTGTCCCT harbors:
- a CDS encoding HAD hydrolase-like protein, coding for MKLVLFDIDGTLLWSDGAGRRAMENALLRVFGTTGDTSYRYDGKTDRQIAREQMREAGFTDATISSRLDDLLNEYVHGLNSELTREGATPARLCEGILPLLEALRGTSDVTLGLLTGNIERGARAKLNAVQVDFDQFRVNAFGCDHEERPQLPAVAQRRALDLLGLDIAGDRMVIIGDTPADIHCGRSLGVRAIGVATGRYSTDDLAAHTPAAVFTNLADTDAVVSAILA
- a CDS encoding DMT family transporter, with the translated sequence MTLPQTPAAAPRQGFGTTDLGLVLMSLIWGVNYSVVKAGLRTLSPLTFNGLRVSMAAIVLFAIAACVRDKLPSRRDIITLALLGLIGNGLYQLFFIFGMSRTRAGVAALVVAAGPAWIAIISRMLGREHLPLRGWSGIGLQLLGVACVVGSAQGFEGGRDVMLGAGLIALGSIAWATFSVLLQPYTKTAHPLHLSAITMASGALVLVSIALPDLIKLDWGAVSLVEWGAVTYAGIGALVVAYLLFYRGVRVLGATRTAMYGNLQPIVAIAFAWLMLGEQPTVWQILGAALIMAGLLLSRTAHARPLAERAASVSSSVQTS
- a CDS encoding NlpC/P60 family protein, whose product is MGTALTLSIADRFTVRSAIAPLLSDARISAPLTSQLLAGEVLQLVDGRGDWLHVRGADDYEGWTHVGYLMPFTGTEATWRISLGCVARDAEGQRRALPLGARVAQGLEVIEGVAIDAAARAAQFPRDRDAIVRSARSLFTGASYLWGGVSPWGVDCSGFVQRIFTLHGVPLRRDAWQQAEDTVLVSDDVSAPHAAGDLLFFSDRDDKRITHVGIATGNGGMIHSSLARGGVCVETELTARLKEQGIGIRRAV